A region of Argentina anserina chromosome 5, drPotAnse1.1, whole genome shotgun sequence DNA encodes the following proteins:
- the LOC126796050 gene encoding 12-oxophytodienoate reductase 1-like — protein sequence MADQASTLPLLTPHKLGKFDLSHRVVLAPLTRQRSYGNVPQPHAILYYSQRTSNGGFLLTEATGVSDTAQGYPDTPGIWTKEQVEAWKPIVNTVHAKGGVFFCQIWHAGRVSKSGFQPNGQAPISSTDKPLTPQIQSNGIDVAQFTPPRRLMTDEIPQIVNDFRLAARNAMEAGFDGVEIHGAHGYLIDQFLKDEVNDRTDQYGGSLENRCRFALDIVEAIANEIGADKVGIRFSPFADFMESGDSSPKELGLYLANALNKYGILYCHMVEPRMKKFGKTIEGPDSLVPMRKAFNGTFIAAGGYDREDGNNAVAEGHADLVAFGRWFLANPDLPKRFELNAPLNKYDRSTFYTSDAVVGYTDYPFLDSTD from the exons ATGGCTGACCAAGCTTCCACACTTCCTCTTCTTACTCCCCACAAGTTGGGAAAGTTTGATCTTTCTCATAG AGTTGTCTTAGCCCCATTGACCAGACAGAGATCATATGGAAATGTTCCCCAGCCACATGCCATCTTATATTACTCTCAGAGAACATCCAATGGGGGTTTTCTATTAACTGAAGCCACTGGAGTTTCTGACACAGCACAAGG GTATCCAGATACTCCTGGTATATGGACAAAGGAGCAAGTTGAAGCATGGAAACCCATTGTGAATACTGTGCATGCTAAAGGGGGTGTCTTCTTCTGTCAAATTTGGCACGCGGGCAGGGTTTCAAAAAGTG GCTTTCAGCCAAATGGGCAAGCTCCAATATCTTCAACTGACAAGCCCTTAACCCCCCAAATACAATCTAATGGCATCGATGTTGCACAATTCACTCCTCCAAGACGACTGATGACGGATGAGATTCCTCAAATTGTCAATGATTTTAGACTTGCAGCAAGGAATGCTATGGAAGCTG GCTTTGATGGGGTTGAAATTCATGGCGCCCATGGCTACCTAATCGATCAATTTTTGAAAGATGAAGTAAATGATCGAACAGACCAATATGGTGGATCTCTAGAAAACCgttgccgatttgcactaGACATTGTTGAAGCTATTGCTAATGAGATAGGAGCAGATAAAGTTGGAATTAGATTTTCTCCATTTGCAGACTTTATGGAATCTGGAGATTCTAGTCCAAAGGAATTGGGACTCTATCTAGCCAATGCCCTGAATAAATATGGAATCCTGTACTGCCACATGGTTGAGCCAAGAATGAAGAAATTTGGAAAAACGATTGAAGGTCCCGACAGTCTTGTACCCATGAGAAAGGCTTTTAATGGTACCTTCATTGCAGCTGGTGGTTATGACAGGGAAGATGGGAACAATGCTGTGGCTGAGGGCCATGCAGATCTTGTTGCTTTTGGTCGTTGGTTCTTGGCTAATCCAGATTTACCAAAGAGATTTGAGCTTAATGCTCCACTAAACAAGTATGACAGAAGTACTTTCTACACTTCTGATGCAGTTGTTGGTTACACTGATTATCCATTTCTTGACAGCACTGACTGA